A genomic region of Capnocytophaga canimorsus contains the following coding sequences:
- a CDS encoding VOC family protein has product MTIKKIYACWVYVSDLEVSKAFFQKLGFVLKFQQEDWVEFDLGATSFAILKRPAEKGKVKPQKTRIMFEVDDMENLYETLKSQNVHFIGTIRYETYGKLLTFEDPDGNWFEFFEDKK; this is encoded by the coding sequence ATGACCATCAAAAAAATCTACGCCTGTTGGGTATATGTGAGCGATTTGGAAGTTTCTAAAGCATTCTTTCAAAAATTGGGATTTGTACTGAAATTTCAGCAGGAAGATTGGGTAGAATTTGACTTAGGGGCGACTTCTTTTGCTATTCTCAAACGTCCTGCCGAGAAAGGAAAAGTCAAACCACAAAAAACAAGGATTATGTTTGAAGTGGACGATATGGAAAATCTTTACGAAACTCTAAAAAGCCAAAATGTTCATTTTATTGGCACTATCCGATATGAAACTTACGGAAAACTACTTACCTTTGAAGACCCCGACGGCAATTGGTTTGAATTCTTTGAAGATAAAAAGTAA
- the prfA gene encoding peptide chain release factor 1, translating to MLDRLNIVKQRFDEISDLIIQPDVISDQKRYIQLNKEYKDLKELIDKREEYIIVTSNISEAEEIIANETDAEMVEMAKMQLDEAKEKLPQLEEEIRFMLIPKDPEDAKNAVMEIRAGTGGDEASIFAGDLYRMYTKYCQSKGWNTSVMDYNEGTSGGYKEIIFEVTGDNVYGTLKFEAGVHRVQRVPQTETQGRVHTSAATVMVLPEAEEFDVELDMADVKIIRTTSTGPGGQSVNTTYSAIQLQHIPTGIEVRCQDEKSQHKNLDKALKVLRSRLYEMELAKKMEEDSARRKSMVSSGDRSAKIRTYNYPQGRVTDHRIGLTLYDLQNVINGDVQRLIDELQLAENTEKLKENDMF from the coding sequence ATGCTTGACAGATTAAACATTGTAAAACAACGATTCGACGAAATTTCAGACTTGATTATTCAGCCTGATGTTATTTCTGACCAAAAGCGATACATTCAGTTAAATAAAGAATATAAAGACCTCAAAGAACTTATCGATAAGCGAGAGGAATACATCATTGTAACTTCAAACATTAGTGAGGCTGAGGAAATTATCGCCAATGAAACCGATGCCGAAATGGTGGAAATGGCAAAAATGCAATTGGATGAAGCCAAAGAAAAACTTCCTCAATTGGAAGAAGAAATCCGCTTTATGCTTATCCCCAAAGACCCCGAAGATGCCAAAAATGCCGTAATGGAAATCCGTGCGGGAACGGGAGGTGATGAGGCTTCTATCTTCGCAGGGGATCTGTATCGTATGTACACAAAATATTGTCAATCAAAAGGATGGAACACATCTGTAATGGATTACAACGAAGGAACTTCGGGCGGATATAAAGAAATCATCTTTGAAGTTACGGGCGATAATGTGTACGGAACGCTCAAGTTTGAGGCTGGAGTACATCGCGTGCAACGTGTTCCGCAAACGGAAACACAAGGACGAGTGCATACTTCGGCGGCGACTGTGATGGTATTGCCTGAAGCAGAAGAATTTGACGTGGAATTAGATATGGCAGACGTTAAAATCATCAGAACGACCTCAACAGGACCTGGAGGGCAGTCGGTGAACACTACGTATTCCGCCATTCAGTTGCAACACATTCCCACAGGGATTGAAGTACGCTGCCAAGACGAAAAATCACAGCATAAAAACTTGGATAAGGCTTTGAAAGTGTTGCGTTCGCGTTTGTACGAGATGGAATTGGCTAAAAAGATGGAAGAAGATTCGGCACGACGCAAAAGTATGGTTTCCAGTGGGGACAGAAGTGCTAAAATCCGTACGTATAACTATCCGCAAGGACGTGTAACTGACCACCGCATCGGGCTGACGCTTTACGATTTGCAAAATGTAATCAACGGCGATGTACAACGCCTTATCGACGAGCTACAACTTGCCGAAAACACCGAAAAACTCAAAGAAAACGATATGTTTTAA
- a CDS encoding DUF2911 domain-containing protein yields the protein MKFYFTFFALCSTWIITAQNYKYPMASPRQTVTQQFSITSISVDYSRPGVRERKIFGELVPYGKIWRAGANEATSIKFGQDVLFGGKPTKAGTYAIFITPQEKEWTVVLNYDADAWGAYSYDPNENAIEIKVPVETQKTLQERLEYSFEDMTENKVNLIIKWEYVKVAIPIEVDKLENVNKIIQHLTEIKQLERDMGN from the coding sequence ATGAAATTTTACTTTACTTTTTTTGCCTTGTGCTCCACTTGGATAATTACCGCACAAAACTATAAATACCCAATGGCAAGTCCGCGACAAACCGTTACACAACAGTTTTCAATAACCAGTATTTCTGTAGATTATAGCCGACCTGGAGTTCGCGAACGAAAAATTTTTGGCGAATTAGTCCCTTACGGAAAAATATGGCGTGCTGGAGCCAATGAAGCAACCAGCATCAAATTTGGGCAAGATGTACTTTTCGGAGGAAAACCAACAAAAGCAGGAACTTACGCCATTTTTATTACCCCACAAGAGAAAGAATGGACTGTCGTTTTAAACTATGACGCCGATGCTTGGGGTGCTTATAGTTATGACCCTAATGAAAATGCTATTGAGATTAAAGTCCCTGTTGAAACTCAAAAAACATTGCAAGAACGCTTGGAATATTCCTTCGAAGATATGACGGAAAACAAAGTAAACCTGATTATCAAATGGGAATATGTAAAAGTAGCTATTCCTATTGAGGTAGATAAGCTCGAAAATGTTAATAAAATCATACAACACTTGACTGAAATCAAGCAATTAGAGCGTGATATGGGGAATTAA
- the porT gene encoding type IX secretion/gliding motility protein PorT/SprT, which yields MKIHTFFITLLCLGWAGASSLWGQRKEPLYNLEHFDEKNVQWGYYFGINRFDFKFDYKDLNYSSNFNKEVGIEKNWGFNVGLSGDLRLIKYVNLRFEPGLVYNQKDLTFPGIEGKRNFLRQVKSTYIYIPLLLKFSSERWYNFKPYATIGASATINLSSNQGLSVDNSERRFRVKKHIFFYELGLGLDIYTPYFRMSPSIRGLFSLQNELIPDRDPNSNWTGNLNSIKSRGFLINLTFE from the coding sequence ATGAAAATACATACGTTTTTTATAACATTATTGTGCTTAGGTTGGGCAGGAGCTTCAAGTCTTTGGGGGCAACGCAAAGAGCCTTTGTATAATTTGGAGCATTTCGATGAAAAAAATGTACAATGGGGATATTACTTTGGGATAAATAGGTTCGATTTCAAATTCGACTATAAAGATTTGAATTATTCATCTAACTTCAATAAAGAAGTAGGTATCGAAAAAAATTGGGGCTTTAATGTGGGACTTAGTGGCGATTTAAGACTGATAAAATATGTAAACCTTCGTTTTGAGCCCGGACTGGTTTATAACCAAAAAGATTTAACCTTTCCTGGAATAGAAGGAAAAAGAAATTTTTTACGTCAGGTTAAATCCACCTACATCTACATTCCTTTGTTACTGAAATTCAGTTCCGAACGCTGGTACAACTTCAAACCCTACGCTACTATAGGAGCTTCAGCAACAATCAATCTAAGTAGTAATCAAGGACTTAGTGTGGATAATTCCGAACGCCGTTTTCGAGTAAAAAAACACATTTTCTTTTACGAATTAGGCTTAGGACTAGATATTTACACGCCTTATTTTAGAATGTCACCTTCCATTAGGGGGCTATTCTCTTTGCAAAACGAACTGATTCCTGACCGTGACCCTAACAGCAATTGGACAGGCAACCTAAACAGCATTAAATCAAGAGGTTTTTTGATAAATCTTACCTTTGAATAA
- the ubiE gene encoding bifunctional demethylmenaquinone methyltransferase/2-methoxy-6-polyprenyl-1,4-benzoquinol methylase UbiE: MTKNNITPYKDSDKGKKTQVRQMFNNISGNYDGLNRVISLGSDIKWRKIVVEKVAQITPKKVLDVATGTGDLAIALTQIPEVKVVGLDISEGMLAVGKEKISKKNLTHRIELMHGDSENLPFDDDTFDAVTVAFGVRNFENLEKGLSEIYRVMRPGGKLVVLETSVPEKFPFRQGYYLYTKFLMPTIGKLFSKDKSAYSYLSESASSFPYGKKFKAILEHVGYQKTNYFPQTLGGVATIYVGNKKG; the protein is encoded by the coding sequence ATGACCAAAAATAACATCACTCCTTATAAAGACTCTGATAAAGGAAAAAAAACTCAAGTTAGGCAAATGTTCAATAACATATCGGGCAATTATGACGGATTGAACCGTGTCATTTCGTTGGGCTCCGATATAAAATGGCGAAAGATAGTGGTTGAAAAAGTGGCTCAAATTACCCCTAAAAAGGTGCTTGATGTAGCTACTGGAACTGGCGACTTGGCTATCGCTCTAACTCAAATTCCAGAGGTAAAGGTTGTAGGATTAGACATTTCTGAAGGTATGCTCGCTGTAGGAAAAGAAAAAATCAGTAAAAAAAATCTGACACATCGCATCGAGCTGATGCACGGCGATAGCGAAAATTTACCTTTTGATGATGATACTTTCGATGCCGTAACTGTGGCTTTCGGGGTGCGAAATTTTGAAAATTTGGAAAAGGGACTATCTGAAATTTATCGAGTTATGCGCCCTGGCGGAAAGTTAGTAGTTCTAGAAACTTCTGTCCCTGAAAAATTCCCTTTCCGACAAGGATATTACTTATATACCAAGTTCCTGATGCCCACTATCGGAAAACTTTTTTCAAAAGATAAATCAGCATACTCCTACCTTTCCGAGTCGGCTTCTTCTTTCCCCTATGGTAAAAAATTCAAAGCCATTTTAGAGCACGTAGGATATCAAAAAACCAATTACTTTCCGCAAACATTAGGCGGAGTAGCTACTATTTACGTAGGTAATAAAAAGGGATAA